A genomic region of Myxococcaceae bacterium JPH2 contains the following coding sequences:
- a CDS encoding FHA domain-containing protein codes for MPALLLLTGPSAGRRFELTPQVTIGRSPSCEVPLEDDQASRRHALLTLAAGQARIRDLGSRNGTLVNGQRIDAEVLLVPGDQVRVGTTLAVFEPPPVSIVDESVTARPSAPSTQVPIEEVLPHVGTAAALFSAGTALLGATSTAMVLRRLADEVSHALNADRAAALLGGGPEGLRTAAAAGAGMVDVPSAMAQASLEGKELVQLGAALCAPLVASGGMPSGVVYVERAEPVFTDGEGQLLAALGRLGGEALAAVRSRSEGDEADAWPAPVGTSRPWRALLEEARRAAASAAPVVVAGEPGVGKAVLARFVHARSPRALAPLVTVDCRGASEQVEAALFGRASEPGHPPLTSAVLRADGGSLLLLHVDALPSLLAERLAGMLARRSAPARQGGEEPVDVRVLATTEAPLPRSGGNAALARVLVGFEMAVPPLRERRGDVAVLFEHFAARAAKQVRESAPALTPEARSLLVDYAWPHNVRELELLAERLGRVHAGAPVGVSQLPMELQLEGAPRTLAERVAWVERNAIAEALREAGGMKGRAAELLGISRVTLDRKLAEHALLVPRARGE; via the coding sequence ATGCCGGCGCTCCTGCTGCTCACCGGGCCTTCCGCGGGGCGTCGCTTCGAGCTGACGCCGCAGGTGACCATCGGTCGCAGCCCCTCGTGCGAGGTTCCGCTCGAGGATGATCAGGCCTCCCGGCGGCACGCACTGCTGACGCTGGCCGCGGGGCAGGCGCGCATCCGCGACCTGGGCTCGCGCAACGGGACGCTGGTCAACGGGCAGCGCATCGACGCGGAGGTCCTGCTCGTTCCGGGGGACCAGGTGCGCGTGGGGACGACGCTCGCGGTCTTCGAGCCCCCGCCTGTCTCCATCGTCGACGAGTCCGTGACGGCGCGGCCCTCTGCGCCTTCCACGCAGGTGCCCATCGAGGAAGTGCTGCCGCACGTGGGGACGGCCGCGGCGCTGTTCTCGGCGGGTACCGCGCTCCTGGGCGCCACCAGTACCGCCATGGTGCTGCGGCGGTTGGCGGATGAAGTGTCCCATGCGCTCAACGCGGACCGCGCCGCGGCGCTGCTCGGCGGTGGACCGGAGGGACTGCGGACCGCCGCGGCCGCCGGCGCTGGGATGGTGGACGTTCCGAGCGCGATGGCGCAGGCGTCGCTGGAGGGCAAGGAGCTGGTCCAACTGGGCGCGGCGCTGTGTGCGCCGCTCGTCGCTTCGGGAGGCATGCCCTCGGGCGTGGTGTACGTGGAGCGCGCCGAGCCCGTCTTCACCGATGGTGAGGGACAGTTGTTGGCCGCGCTCGGGCGACTGGGGGGAGAGGCCCTGGCCGCGGTGCGCTCTCGCTCCGAGGGGGACGAGGCGGATGCGTGGCCCGCGCCCGTGGGGACGTCTCGACCTTGGCGGGCGCTCTTGGAAGAAGCGCGGCGCGCGGCGGCCAGTGCTGCCCCGGTGGTGGTGGCTGGCGAACCCGGGGTGGGCAAGGCCGTGCTCGCGCGGTTCGTCCATGCGCGCTCGCCTCGGGCCCTCGCGCCCCTGGTGACGGTGGATTGCCGGGGCGCGTCCGAGCAGGTCGAGGCCGCGCTCTTCGGGCGCGCCAGCGAGCCGGGGCACCCGCCGTTGACCTCCGCAGTGCTGCGCGCGGATGGGGGCTCGTTGCTTCTGCTGCACGTGGATGCGCTGCCGAGCCTGTTGGCGGAGCGGCTCGCGGGCATGCTGGCTCGGCGGTCGGCTCCGGCACGACAAGGCGGTGAGGAGCCCGTGGACGTGCGGGTGCTCGCCACGACGGAGGCGCCGCTGCCGCGCTCCGGTGGGAACGCGGCGCTGGCTCGCGTGCTGGTGGGCTTTGAGATGGCCGTGCCTCCCTTGCGTGAACGCCGTGGGGACGTGGCGGTCCTGTTCGAGCACTTCGCCGCGCGCGCCGCGAAGCAGGTGCGTGAGAGCGCGCCCGCGCTCACCCCCGAGGCGCGGAGTCTGCTCGTGGACTACGCGTGGCCCCACAACGTGCGCGAGCTGGAGTTGCTCGCCGAGCGTCTGGGTCGCGTGCACGCAGGGGCTCCGGTCGGGGTGTCGCAACTGCCCATGGAGCTTCAACTTGAAGGTGCACCGCGGACCTTGGCGGAGCGGGTGGCCTGGGTGGAGCGCAACGCCATCGCCGAGGCGCTGCGGGAAGCGGGCGGCATGAAGGGCCGCGCGGCCGAGCTGCTGGGCATCAGCCGGGTGACGCTCGATCGCAAGCTCGCCGAGCACGCGCTGCTGGTTCCGCGCGCGCGAGGCGAGTGA